The Primulina tabacum isolate GXHZ01 chromosome 16, ASM2559414v2, whole genome shotgun sequence genome window below encodes:
- the LOC142529659 gene encoding ethylene-responsive transcription factor WIN1-like, giving the protein MLHTKKYRGVRQRHLGSWVSEIRHPLLKRRVWLGTFESAEAAVLMSGSNAKTNFPVTKNQENGSDINCPSQLMSTSMLNPNSLASILNAKLRKSCKSPSPSVTCLRLDTESSHIGVWQKRAGSRSESNWVMTVELGKGKINGGGNVVSAEECQMPPPVAPPGSSPLEVRNGINEEERVALQMIEELLNRN; this is encoded by the exons ATGTTACACACGAAAAAGTACAGAGGTGTTAGACAGCGCCACTTGGGTTCTTGGGTTTCGGAAATTCGCCACCCTTTGCT CAAGAGGAGGGTGTGGCTGGGGACTTTCGAGTCGGCGGAGGCGGCGGTGCTAATGAGCGGAAGCAATGCGAAGACCAACTTCCCAGTCACGAAGAACCAAGAAAACGGCAGCGATATTAATTGTCCATCACAGCTGATGTCTACATCAATGCTGAATCCCAATTCCCTTGCATCCATTCTCAATGCGAAGCTTCGAAAATCATGCAAGTCTCCATCTCCCTCAGTCACTTGCCTCAGGCTGGACACTGAAAGCTCCCACATTGGGGTGTGGCAGAAGCGGGCGGGGTCCAGGTCAGAATCGAACTGGGTCATGACTGTTGAACTCGGGAAGGGGAAGATCAATGGCGGTGGCAATGTCGTATCGGCGGAGGAATGTCAAATGCCACCGCCTGTGGCGCCTCCGGGATCATCTCCTTTGGAGGTGAGGAATGGGATTAATGAAGAAGAAAGGGTTGCATTGCAAATGATCGAGGAACTACTAAACAGGAATTAA